Below is a genomic region from Trichoderma asperellum chromosome 2, complete sequence.
GCTGTTTTATTCTTTGCTGTCGGGTTTTGTTGGGTATTCGAATTGTCTAAAGCAACGATGACGAGACAGAAAGGACGACGGATTCGGAAGAATGTGACGATTTGCGATGCTACGGTAACCCAAGGCCGGGGCTGCTGGGCCGCATGTACGGGGTACCTTTTTTGGTTCGATGGACTTCCACGGCCGACGTAGCGAGAAACCCCGAGCGGCAAGTATCCTAGACTGGACTCTCGGGCCGGCTATAGCACGCCGAGCTGAACCAGTTTTTTGGCGCCGTTGGTTTGATTGGAAAGCTTGTGAAGCTGGGTGAGGCCCGAAAGTCTAGCGGCAAAGCCGAACTCAATGGAGGGGCAAACGCCGAGCAGAGTCCCTCGCTCTTTCAATGGAGATAGTTCGCAGTCTGGGCGCAGCAATCTGCTGTGCGAATTGAGGGTCAAGCTGGGGTTTTGGCGGAGGTAAGTTTGTTTGGGCTTTCGTTTTCCGTTCGCCTTGTCTATTTGAAGAGCAGAGTATGATGAGggtcaaaaaagaaacatgcAAACTAAGGCGCACAGAAGCAGATTGTTGTGAATAGAGTTGGAGAGAAAATGATGATACgaactttcttttttttctttttttcgctcTTTGCGCTGGGTCGGCGCTGGGCTTTAGCCAGATATATATAACGTACATATATACAGTAAAACTAAACTACGCAATTTTTACAGACTCTAGCCCGCGACTTCGGTGCGCCggctcttccatctcatGATAATGGGCCGgggattttttttggctGGCCGGATGATGGCATGAGGACTAATCCAGCAACCCTTGCGCTGCTCGCCTGTTGTCAGCAATCCCGCGGTTCGAGGTAATGATGTGTAAGCCGAGAGAGGGCCTGTGGCGGCACTAGCGCTCTGCGTTGCGTGTTAGTTTGAGACTCAAGCCCAGGACTCGATGTTTGTGAAACCGAGTTGAGAGGCTGATTGATAATACAAAAGAGCGACATGTGGAATTAGTATGCAATGAATGGCTGTATCAATTATACAGCAGATCTGGCACCCTTCAAATTGGCAGAATGATGACTGCACTGCAGATATGCGAGGCGCCCTAGATCAGTGGCCAgggtttaatactttttgcCTTCTCATCAGTCAACCACTTACATGTCCAAAACAAGACGCTGGCTCTCACATCTGCTTCAAAGTAGGAATATAGAGAAAAGAATTTACAGCATCATTTATAGCTGCTTACAGAGCATCAAAAAATCATAATACCAGAGAAGACGCTGGATATGTCAGCCCCAGAAAGGAGCTCAATAGCCAACCGCGCGGGTATTCATCCtcaacctttttttcccacttcCAATTCCTAGTCCCCAATTCCCGGTCTCCACCGTCCAGCTCAGGGTCCAAGCGACACGCCAGAACGGCCCCTCAGTTGCTTTGGGGGCGGCCTGAGAAAGGACATAGTCGGAGTTGTTCGATTCTTCTTTGTCAGCTGTTTAGGTTGGTGGGATTCTATTCTGGCAATCCTGTAGCCTTGTTCGATATcgggagctgctgctgctcgtctcGGCATCCTTCCCGTGAGCTCCGAGCCTCCGAGCCTGGTCTTGCCATCACCAccttccttctttctgccggcttctctctccaccaCCTTTCGGCGCAAATCGCATCACTCCAGGGCAGATGGCCGCACCGACCCGGGCTGCGACAAAGGCCCTCCGACGCCTGCCTGTGCCTCGCCCGTTGCTGCAGGCCACCGCCATCCCTGTAGCTGGAGCCGCGACGACGCCGCCATTCGCCGCGCAGGCCCAGCAGCCGCGATGGCACTCGGCCTCTGCCTCGTCGTCCGTCAACCCCAATGAGGTCTCGCACTTCAATGCCCTGGCCGCCGAGTGGTGGGATCCTCACGGGTCCTCGCGCCTGCTGCATCTGATGAACCCTCTACGCCACGACTTCATCCGCAGCTGTCTCCAGTCCTCCGACTCGGCGCCTCGGGTCGACGACCACAACGCCGACGGCACCGTCACGTATCTCGACattggctgcggcggcggcatctttGCTGAGAGCGCTGCCCGGCTGCCCTCGACGAAGCACGTCACGGCCATTGACCCCACGCCGTCGGTCCTGAGCGTCGCGAAAGCACACGCCCGCAAGGACCCGTtgctggccaagaagctgtcGTACAAGCAGTCTTCAATAGAGCAGCTCCAAGTCCCAGCAGAGGGACAAGGCTATGATATTGTCTCGCTTTTCGAAGTCATCGAGCACATTGACGACCCCGGCGCCTTTCTTGACAAGGTGCGGCCGTTCGTCAAGCCGGGAGGGTGGCTCGTCATGAGCACGATTGCGCGAACGTGGATCAGCTGGTTGACAACGAACCTGATTGCCGAGGATATTCTGCGCATCGTACCGCCGGGAACGCATGATTGGAATAAATATCTGAATGAGGAGGAGCTTAGGGGGTTCCTGGCCGGCAAGGGCTGGGACAGCGCAAATGTCATGGGCGTTGTGTATGTCCCCGGGCTGGGATGGAAAGAGGTCAAGGGTAGTGAAAAGGTGGGCAACTATTTCTTCGCTGTGCGCAAGGTATAAATATGCTACGCGAGGGACAAAggattgattgattgtgAAATATACCTGGCCTGCGAGGTATTCCCTGTATACCTTGTATGTATCAATATGGGCATGGGAGGATATGATACCCTTAAAATGTGTGATGAAATCCGCGACAAGAGTTGGTTTGACGGCGTAAAAGCCACTGTACAATATCTGGATAgaagctggaagaagaagaagaagaagaagaagaagaagaagaagaagaagaaagcattcAGTTACTCAAAAAGCTTTAAGCTGGGCTCGTTATTTAATTCATTAATGGGTATcattttctataatattcATAGCAGTAGACCAGTAGACGCAGCATCATGAGATTTCCCGCTTCGCCTCTCTCTTGACTCCTCTACCCCCACCTCCTCTTGCCTGTCGTTGGCTGCCCACAAGAAGGGACTCGTCaggatcatcatcatcttcgtcgtccataTCCTGGCGATTTTGCTCAGCTTGCCTCCAGCGCTGaattctcctcttcataGCTTCGTCTAAGTAGAACTCGTCTTCAAAGCGAACCCGagaaaatttctttattttttttcgtctCCATTAGCCTGAATTCATGAGAAATATAAAGAGAGACTTACCTGAGAACAGCCCGTTTGGGGACACTGAAGCTCGCCGCGGAGAGGCAAGTAATCCAAAATGGCAGCTTTCTCAAATACGTGTGGGCACTTGCGGCTCCTGTAAGGCTCATTCATGGGGAGGAGAGTCAAGGGACAGTTGAGACTAATGTTCTCTCGCGAGACAGCcacttcttcgtcatcgtcaaaaGAACCGTTTTGTGCATCACGGCTGGGGATTGTCATGTCGGGCTCGCCGTTGGAGTCGAACCATCGTGAAGCATCTGGCAAGGGAGGGCCGTCTTCGCCCGCCGCAGCTTCGTGCCACAGCTTCTTGAAGCCGACATAGTCATTATTGAGGCCGTAGCGCTGGTGGACGCTGAGGCCGTTATATTccgccctcttcttcgcacGGAGCTCACGAAAGGTATCGACGATGCTGGTCACAGGCTCCTGGTCGCCTTCATTGCCTTCATCGGTGGcggcgccttcttcttcatcgctgcTGACTTCATTGGCCCGTCTTCGTCGGCTCTGTGTCGCAGCCGCACCTCTTGTTTGAGCTATTGAATTTGTCGTCGCAGTGGTACTCAGGTCCTCCAAGACGGAAGCCTCGTCTTCCAACTCGGCTTTTCGATCGATGGTCTCTCTGAGCGCACGCTCTGCTTCGCGTGTTAACTTTTCGACGTCGTTTTCGAACTCGGGCATCTGCTGTTCGAGGCGTTCCTCTTCGGCTGTCTTGTCCGTGTCCTTCTCTTTTCGGCGCTCGGAGACTGTAGCCAGTCGATCTTGGCCTCTGCGCAGACGTTCGTTCAGATCGCTCACGCTGAGGCCAAGATGGCGGATAGAGTCCTTTAACTGAGCCTCATAAGGTGCAGCGCCGCGATTGTTTGAAAGCTCGATCAGCTCCCGCCGAGCAGTGCTGGAtagagggaaagaaagcGGCTCGTAGTCAGGCAGGGATATAATAGTAGTGGTGGTTGAGGCGTTGGCCGATGCAGCAGCCGTACGGCCACCACGGTTGAATAGACGGCGGGACATTGTGTGAGGCAGTTGAATTGAAGGTATTCAGAATGTCGATTACCTCACAACAGCATCTTTGCACCACATTGCTTAGAATGCAGCTGCATCTTTAACATGGTGGGGGTTGAAGACGCGCTTGGATTACGCGATCTGCCAGGCGCCGTTAATtgccaagtacatgtaccttagGTAAGCTCAATAAGTACCTAGGTCCCCTGTTAATTGAGTGGACACCCACCACTGCGACTACGCCTGTGCATGACAGCAGTCGATTTCCATAACGAGAAAGATGTCGAAATATGAGCACTGTTCGCCTTTTCATTACAAGATTATGCCCccat
It encodes:
- a CDS encoding uncharacterized protein (EggNog:ENOG41); this translates as MSRRLFNRGGRTAAASANASTTTTIISLPDYEPLSFPLSSTARRELIELSNNRGAAPYEAQLKDSIRHLGLSVSDLNERLRRGQDRLATVSERRKEKDTDKTAEEERLEQQMPEFENDVEKLTREAERALRETIDRKAELEDEASVLEDLSTTATTNSIAQTRGAAATQSRRRRANEVSSDEEEGAATDEGNEGDQEPVTSIVDTFRELRAKKRAEYNGLSVHQRYGLNNDYVGFKKLWHEAAAGEDGPPLPDASRWFDSNGEPDMTIPSRDAQNGSFDDDEEVAVSRENISLNCPLTLLPMNEPYRSRKCPHVFEKAAILDYLPLRGELQCPQTGCSQKFSRVRFEDEFYLDEAMKRRIQRWRQAEQNRQDMDDEDDDDPDESLLVGSQRQARGGGGRGVKREAKREIS
- a CDS encoding uncharacterized protein (BUSCO:EOG092D3HQ3); translated protein: MAAPTRAATKALRRLPVPRPLLQATAIPVAGAATTPPFAAQAQQPRWHSASASSSVNPNEVSHFNALAAEWWDPHGSSRLLHLMNPLRHDFIRSCLQSSDSAPRVDDHNADGTVTYLDIGCGGGIFAESAARLPSTKHVTAIDPTPSVLSVAKAHARKDPLLAKKLSYKQSSIEQLQVPAEGQGYDIVSLFEVIEHIDDPGAFLDKVRPFVKPGGWLVMSTIARTWISWLTTNLIAEDILRIVPPGTHDWNKYLNEEELRGFLAGKGWDSANVMGVVYVPGLGWKEVKGSEKVGNYFFAVRKV